Genomic window (Candidatus Omnitrophota bacterium):
AATGTAAAGAAGCTTATGAACCGACGCCGGAACAACTCGGCGGCATAAAGATCAAGGCCGATCTAATTTACCGCGCCAAGGGTTGCGAAGAATGCAATCAAACAGGATACAAAGGACGCATCGCTCTTGGCGAGATCATGCCGATCGACGAAGAAATTCGAAAGCTCATTGCCGGCCACGCGTCCTATATGCAGATCAAAGATGTCGCCCGGAAAAACGGAATGGACACATTGTTTGAATCTGGAATAAAAAAAGTTGAAGCAGGATTAACCAGCTTGGAAGAAATTCTTAGTGTCGCCCTAAGCTAAAGGAGAGTTTCGTGCCGCGTTTTTCTTATACCGCTAAAGATATTAACGGAAAGACCGTAAGCGCAACAGATGACGCGCCGGATCAAGGCGCACTAGTCTCGCGACTTCAAGCGCAAGGTTATTTTATTGTCAGTGTTGCGCCCTTTAAACCAACCGCAGGAAAAAGATCTGACGGCAGGCCGGTCGTCAAGGGAACATTCACCCATAATAAAGTCAATTTAGATGATCTCTTGATGTTCTGTCATCAGCTTTCTACTATGCTTAATTCCGGGGTTACGCTCACACGAAGCCTTGATGTCATTTCTATGCAGGTGGAAAGCAAACAACTCTCCGAAACATTAATTGAAGTTAAAAAAGATGTTGAGCACGGTGGATCTTTAAGCGCTAGCCTTGCCAAGCATCCAAAAGTTTTTAACCAATTTTGGGTCAGCCTTATCGAAGTCGGCGAGGCCTCCGGAACCATGCCAACCGTCTTAGAAAAGCTCGCGACCTATATGGAACAAGAGTCTGCTTTCCAGGCTTCCATTATTTCAGCCATCATTTATCCTGCCATTCTTATGCTCGTTGCTACAGGTGCCATTGTCTTTTTTGCCTTGGTCATCGGGCCAAAATTTAAGACGATCTTTGACCAATTTCACGTTCAATTGCCCCCTTTGACCAGCGCGCTTTTAGTTGTTTTTGACTTTATAAAAGAGAAATTCCTCGTGTTGATAGGCGCCATTTGTGCTATATTTATACTAATAAAGAAGTACATCGCAACGCCGAAAGGGCAATTACAATT
Coding sequences:
- a CDS encoding type II secretion system F family protein; the protein is MPRFSYTAKDINGKTVSATDDAPDQGALVSRLQAQGYFIVSVAPFKPTAGKRSDGRPVVKGTFTHNKVNLDDLLMFCHQLSTMLNSGVTLTRSLDVISMQVESKQLSETLIEVKKDVEHGGSLSASLAKHPKVFNQFWVSLIEVGEASGTMPTVLEKLATYMEQESAFQASIISAIIYPAILMLVATGAIVFFALVIGPKFKTIFDQFHVQLPPLTSALLVVFDFIKEKFLVLIGAICAIFILIKKYIATPKGQLQFEGFLFKIPKFGYVMKTIVVERFTSQLSILVDSGVPILYALDIAQRMVGNRTCANVIGEIKNNVREGKLVAEPMMKSGFFPPMAVQMILIGEETGELGKMLRSVAEFYQNYVQTFMKRFGTIFEPVMLVFMGAVIGTIVIAMFMPIFNLAQIGGG